The genomic window GCTCGCGTTTCCTTCTGGCAGGGCTGATCTTGATGGGTTTGCTACACGGCACGAACTGGTTTGGCCCGGTCCGCAGTCTGACGCCAGCGGTCACCAAAGCCTTATGGTGGCGTACCAGCTTCAGCCTCGCGGCCTATATTGTGGTCTTCAATTGGGCGCTCACCTTCACCTCGGCCTCGCATGTGGCGCTGTACCTCGGTGCCTCCCCAGTCTGGGCGCTATTGATGGAGTCGCCGCCCAATCGCACTTGGCAATCGCTGCAACGCTACCTGGCGGCAGGGTTGGCCATGATCGGGGTGATCGTGTTGTTTCTGCCGACGCTCAAGTTGAACCAAGTGCATTGGGTGGGGGAATTACTCGGGATGGCGTGTGGTTTCCTCTGGGCCTTTCACGGCCGGCAATGCCACCAGATCGGCGGCGACTTGACGGGGGTGGAAATTACGGCCCACACGATGTGGCGCGCAGGGTTATGGCTGACGCCACTGGCATTAATCGAAGTGATCATCCGGGGCGGCATTCCGTGGCATCCCGGCGTGGTGGCGGTGCAAGGTTATTGCATTCTCTTCGGCGGCGTGGCGGCGTTTGTGCTGTGGAATAACTCGTTGCGAGTCTGGAGTGCCAGCAAATGCTTTCTCTTCAACAACCTCATTCCGCTCAGCACGATGGCTTGGGCGCACGCCTGTTTAAAGGAACCCGTCACGCCCACCTACTTCATCGCCATGACGTTCATCATCGCCGGCGTCGTGTTATCACAAAGCAGTTGGATCAAGCTCTTGGGCACCCGCTGGATGCCGGAAGAATAGCTTCAAGTGCGCTGCGGCGAGATTAGCTCGTTTTTGCCGTCACGTCAGCCAGCACAGTTTCCACGGCTTCCTTGACGTTGGCCAGCTTGAACGGTTTGCCCACGCTCAGGTTGCCGATGCTATCGAGAAAAGCCCGGGTTTCTTCATTCACCATGTCGCCCGTCAGAAAGACTATCCGCTCCGCCAAATCTGGCTTGGCGCTTTTCACCCGCTCATAGAACGCCTTGCCATCCATGCCGGGCATGCGCATATCGGAAAGAATCAGGTCATATTCATTCTGCGCGATGAATTCCAAGGCTTGGCCGCCCGCGTGGCATACGGTGGTTTTATAACCCAGCAGTTGCAGCATCTCCGCCAGCAGTTCGGCGATCATCTTTTCATCGTCCAGCACCAATATCCAAGCCAACGGTTTGCTGGAGATAACCTGCGGCTGCACCACACTTTCTTTGATTTCCTTCGGCTTGGCCGCTTCCACCGGCACTGGTTGCACGACGGGCAGTTCCAAGACAAAACACGCCCCGCCATCGGCCGGTCGCTGGTGGTAGATACGGCCCTTATGGTCAGTCAGGATGGTGTGGGCAATGGACAAGCCCAAACCGGTGCCCGTCCCCACGGATTTGGTGGTGTAGAATGGTTCAAAAATCTTATGCTCACTCTGCGGTGGCACGCCGGGCCCCGTATCCCGCACCGAAATCAGCAGCATCCCGTTTTGTGCCCGCGTGCGGAGGTGCAATTTCCCGGGTTGCTCCTTTTCGGTCATCGCCTGCAACGCGTTGTTGATCAGAATTACCAGCACCTGCTGGATTTGGTCCGGATCCGCCACGGTTTCCGGCAACGGCTCTTGCAAATCCATAACCGTCTCGACCGCCGCAATCTGGATGGCAATTTTTCGCAGGTCAATCACCTTGTTAATCAGCTCGTTAATGCACACCGGCTCCCGCTGGGGGGGACGCTCCCGCGCCAGTGCCAGAAAGTTTTTTACCAGCCGGGCCGCCCGCTGGCTTTCCTGAGCGACTTTTTCCAGGTCGGTTCGCGTGCCGGCTGGCAGGTTGTGATGCGACAACACCAGCTCGATGTATCCCTGGATGACCGCCAGCGGATTATTCAACTCATGCGCGATGCCGGAGATCATCTGGCCGATGGCGGAAAGCTTTTCCGCCTGGCGTAATTGGTTCTCCAGTTGCTCTTTTTCGGTCAGCGGGCGCACAAAAAATTGGAAGGCCGGCTTGCCATCCAAATCCACCTTGGCCCCATTGGCCTCCACTGGGGTGCTGGTGCCATCTTTGCGCACCAAAACCAACGGACGCTGCCTCACAATGTGCTGATGCCACTCTTCTCCCGAACCGGGCGCGCGTTTGGCATCCGTGGGCTGAAAAAAATCAGTCAGCCGGATTTGCGAGGCGGCGGCCTGCGCCACCCCCAGCAGGCGTGCGGCGGCCACGTTTAACCCCAGAATGTGCAGGGTATCAGCAGTGGTGATAATGATGGCCTCGCTGGCTTGCTCGAACAAACTGCGGTACTTCTCCTCGGTCAAATGCATCTGGTGCCGGAGCTTGGTCGTGGCATCGGATTGGTTGGAAAGATTTCTAAAGGCCAGATGATGCAGATGGCGCGCCTCTTCCAGCACCAGGACGATCATGCTTACGGCAATATAAAGCTGCAGCACGGTGGAAACAAAGAAGCCAGCCCCGGAAAGGTCCGGAATCAATTGCAGGAAGGGATAACCGATGTGGAAAAAGCCCCAGAGCACGAATCCGGTAGCAAGCAACCCGGCCCCGATGAATTGACGGTTGCGGCGATAGAGCCAAAAACACCAGGCGGTGCGAAAACTGGCCAAACCGATCAAGCCAAAAATGGGCAAGCGCGCCTGGATCGGGTCTTCCAAGTTATATGCGCCATAATAGCTCCAGGTGTATAGGAACCCCATGAACAGCCATAAGACGGATTCCCGAACCTTTTGCCCCAGAAACCTGGCGCTTCCCCAAAACAAGAAGATCGCCACCGTGCTGATACACGCCAGCTTTAGCATCAAGACCAAACCCGTCTCCCGGGCTCCAGGCAAACTGAGGTTTAGCGTCAACCACAAGGCATAGAACAACCAGCCGGAGGCCCAGATGGTGAAGTACTTGCGCTTCGTGTAGTGGTTGAGGTAGAAGAACAGGCCCACCAAGACCCACACACTTAATAGCGAAACTGCAATCGCTGCTTTTAAGTAGTGGCTTGGGA from Verrucomicrobiota bacterium includes these protein-coding regions:
- a CDS encoding ATP-binding protein — encoded protein: MSEDIGFDLSFPSHYLKAAIAVSLLSVWVLVGLFFYLNHYTKRKYFTIWASGWLFYALWLTLNLSLPGARETGLVLMLKLACISTVAIFLFWGSARFLGQKVRESVLWLFMGFLYTWSYYGAYNLEDPIQARLPIFGLIGLASFRTAWCFWLYRRNRQFIGAGLLATGFVLWGFFHIGYPFLQLIPDLSGAGFFVSTVLQLYIAVSMIVLVLEEARHLHHLAFRNLSNQSDATTKLRHQMHLTEEKYRSLFEQASEAIIITTADTLHILGLNVAAARLLGVAQAAASQIRLTDFFQPTDAKRAPGSGEEWHQHIVRQRPLVLVRKDGTSTPVEANGAKVDLDGKPAFQFFVRPLTEKEQLENQLRQAEKLSAIGQMISGIAHELNNPLAVIQGYIELVLSHHNLPAGTRTDLEKVAQESQRAARLVKNFLALARERPPQREPVCINELINKVIDLRKIAIQIAAVETVMDLQEPLPETVADPDQIQQVLVILINNALQAMTEKEQPGKLHLRTRAQNGMLLISVRDTGPGVPPQSEHKIFEPFYTTKSVGTGTGLGLSIAHTILTDHKGRIYHQRPADGGACFVLELPVVQPVPVEAAKPKEIKESVVQPQVISSKPLAWILVLDDEKMIAELLAEMLQLLGYKTTVCHAGGQALEFIAQNEYDLILSDMRMPGMDGKAFYERVKSAKPDLAERIVFLTGDMVNEETRAFLDSIGNLSVGKPFKLANVKEAVETVLADVTAKTS
- a CDS encoding DMT family transporter codes for the protein MIFSLLATIILWGGNNTGIKYIVGYWPPIWTGCSRFLLAGLILMGLLHGTNWFGPVRSLTPAVTKALWWRTSFSLAAYIVVFNWALTFTSASHVALYLGASPVWALLMESPPNRTWQSLQRYLAAGLAMIGVIVLFLPTLKLNQVHWVGELLGMACGFLWAFHGRQCHQIGGDLTGVEITAHTMWRAGLWLTPLALIEVIIRGGIPWHPGVVAVQGYCILFGGVAAFVLWNNSLRVWSASKCFLFNNLIPLSTMAWAHACLKEPVTPTYFIAMTFIIAGVVLSQSSWIKLLGTRWMPEE